Proteins from one Dehalococcoidia bacterium genomic window:
- a CDS encoding alpha/beta fold hydrolase, translated as MQPEPFNVNISDDVLEDLRRRLSATRWPDELDGVGWDYGSTVDYIKELVDYWLNDFDWRAQERLINSFSNYKATVGDLGIHFVHERGQGPDPMPLVITHGWPGTFFEMYKLIPLLVDPASHGGDAGDSFDVVAPSLPGFGFSDHPTEPGIEVARTAALWVDLMTQVLGYPRFAAHGGDIGAGVTANLGYGHADSMIGIHLTAITRPMPYLGEGVAPLTDAESAHMRQREEWQQNEGAYAHMQGTKPQTLSYGLNDSPVGLAAWIVEKYRTWSDCDGDVESRFTKDELLTTITIYWATATIGSSTRMYKENQRHTWTMERDEKIQAQTGVAAFPFELSRPPREWGERSYNLQRWTPMPRGGHFAALEEPQILAEDIREFFRPMRGG; from the coding sequence ATGCAGCCTGAACCATTCAACGTAAACATCAGCGACGACGTACTCGAAGACCTGCGCAGGCGTCTCAGCGCCACGCGCTGGCCGGACGAGCTTGACGGCGTGGGGTGGGACTACGGCTCCACGGTCGACTACATAAAGGAGCTGGTCGACTACTGGCTCAACGACTTCGACTGGCGGGCCCAGGAGCGCCTGATCAACTCATTCAGCAACTACAAGGCGACAGTCGGAGACCTGGGGATACACTTCGTTCACGAGCGAGGACAGGGTCCCGACCCGATGCCGCTCGTCATCACCCACGGCTGGCCCGGGACGTTCTTCGAGATGTACAAGCTCATCCCGCTGCTTGTCGATCCGGCATCGCACGGCGGCGATGCCGGAGACTCGTTCGACGTGGTCGCGCCGTCGCTGCCCGGTTTCGGATTCTCGGACCATCCCACCGAGCCCGGCATCGAGGTCGCCAGGACAGCCGCGCTCTGGGTAGATCTGATGACGCAGGTGCTCGGCTACCCGCGATTCGCCGCGCACGGCGGAGATATCGGTGCCGGTGTAACCGCGAACCTGGGATACGGTCACGCCGACAGCATGATCGGCATACACCTCACAGCGATCACGAGGCCAATGCCCTACCTCGGCGAAGGCGTTGCACCGCTGACAGACGCCGAGAGTGCCCACATGCGCCAGCGCGAGGAGTGGCAGCAGAATGAGGGAGCCTACGCGCACATGCAGGGCACAAAGCCGCAGACCCTCTCCTACGGTCTGAACGACTCTCCTGTGGGTCTCGCCGCCTGGATAGTGGAGAAGTACCGCACCTGGAGCGACTGCGATGGCGACGTCGAAAGTCGCTTCACCAAGGACGAGTTGCTGACCACCATCACCATCTACTGGGCCACCGCAACCATTGGCTCGTCCACGAGGATGTACAAGGAGAACCAGAGACACACGTGGACCATGGAGCGCGACGAGAAGATACAGGCCCAGACGGGAGTGGCTGCGTTCCCGTTCGAGCTCAGTCGTCCTCCGAGAGAGTGGGGCGAGCGCTCATACAACCTGCAGCGCTGGACGCCGATGCCACGAGGCGGCCACTTCGCCGCCCTGGAGGAGCCCCAGATCCTCGCCGAAGACATCCGCGAGTTCTTCCGACCCATGAGAGGGGGCTAG
- a CDS encoding redoxin domain-containing protein, producing MPGWQRFSEENRGRGVEILSVAIDAQSSDKPRHYVEEAGTTFTTVVDQENVLSDLYGFRAIPNGFLIDEDGIVHFSALGGFDIRRSETAEVLERWLSGQGEAPVGEESTDVDSGHSEANAIFREGLELFNAGSTDEALARWRQGLELDPDNYLIRKQIWAVENPERFYEGDVDYTWQQEQLARGL from the coding sequence CTGCCAGGCTGGCAGCGGTTTAGTGAAGAGAACAGGGGACGCGGTGTCGAGATCCTGTCGGTAGCAATCGATGCGCAGTCGTCAGACAAGCCGCGACACTACGTTGAAGAGGCCGGCACCACGTTCACGACTGTCGTCGACCAGGAGAACGTACTGAGCGACCTCTACGGCTTCAGGGCCATTCCGAACGGGTTCCTGATCGACGAAGATGGAATCGTGCACTTCAGTGCGCTCGGCGGGTTCGACATCCGGCGGAGCGAGACGGCTGAGGTCCTGGAACGCTGGCTCTCGGGTCAGGGTGAGGCACCAGTCGGAGAAGAGTCGACGGACGTGGACTCCGGGCACTCGGAGGCCAACGCGATCTTCCGCGAGGGACTGGAACTCTTCAACGCCGGCAGCACTGACGAGGCGCTGGCGCGCTGGCGACAGGGACTTGAGCTCGACCCAGACAACTACCTCATCCGCAAGCAGATCTGGGCCGTGGAGAACCCGGAGAGGTTCTACGAAGGCGACGTCGACTACACCTGGCAGCAGGAGCAGCTTGCGAGAGGGCTTTAG
- a CDS encoding FAD-dependent oxidoreductase → MAKSADVVVIGAGVVGCSVAYYLAREGVSVTVLEREAIGSGASAHATGSLSLLGAEFTPGPSFQLARASFSEFEQIVPELESATGMDLLYQRRPSLRLALDDEEADLIKGMMVWQEPHVKMRWIDTQEVHSIEPRLSPSVVGAVYEDETAQLDSYRLNLALGGGAELKGADIIYREVTGLVTSGSTVSGVRTASADIHCDTVVIAAGTWSRAFTPWLGFPVPVRPLKGERLLLSYPGDPLPVLISSPKRGHMISRMDGFTSVGSTGGRDYDQRLLFAGEEFDRQPTASARMELLQRAIDVLPDLERAELVQQLAGSRPLSPDGNPIIGPVPGWEGVLLATGHTTKGIHLGPITGLVIADYVCRGSTQVVSDMAEFLPNRFADFADADFLPAAQAVEE, encoded by the coding sequence TTGGCAAAGAGTGCGGACGTAGTTGTCATAGGGGCCGGTGTGGTCGGGTGCTCGGTAGCCTACTACCTGGCCCGTGAGGGCGTCAGCGTGACCGTCCTCGAGCGGGAGGCCATCGGCAGCGGGGCTTCCGCTCATGCCACCGGCTCCCTCAGCCTGCTGGGCGCAGAGTTCACGCCTGGCCCATCCTTCCAGCTAGCCCGTGCCTCATTCTCCGAGTTCGAGCAGATCGTCCCGGAGCTGGAGTCCGCCACTGGCATGGACCTGCTCTACCAGCGTCGTCCCTCCCTCCGGCTGGCCCTGGACGATGAAGAGGCCGACCTGATCAAGGGCATGATGGTCTGGCAGGAGCCGCACGTGAAGATGCGCTGGATCGACACCCAGGAAGTGCACTCGATCGAGCCGCGCCTCTCCCCTTCTGTCGTCGGCGCCGTGTACGAGGACGAGACGGCTCAGCTGGACAGCTACCGTCTCAACCTGGCCCTTGGCGGCGGTGCCGAGCTAAAGGGCGCCGACATCATCTACCGTGAGGTGACCGGTCTTGTCACGAGCGGGTCCACGGTTTCCGGCGTCAGGACCGCCTCCGCGGACATACACTGCGACACTGTGGTAATCGCCGCAGGCACCTGGAGTCGGGCGTTCACTCCCTGGTTGGGCTTCCCAGTTCCCGTCCGACCGCTGAAGGGAGAGCGCCTGCTGCTCAGCTATCCCGGCGATCCCCTTCCGGTGCTGATCAGCTCGCCGAAGCGAGGTCACATGATCAGCCGGATGGACGGATTCACCAGCGTCGGCAGCACCGGCGGCCGGGACTACGACCAGAGACTTCTCTTCGCGGGCGAGGAGTTCGACCGTCAGCCCACGGCGAGCGCCCGGATGGAACTACTGCAGCGCGCCATCGATGTCCTGCCCGACCTGGAGCGTGCCGAGCTGGTGCAGCAGCTTGCCGGTTCGCGGCCCCTGAGTCCGGACGGCAACCCCATCATCGGCCCGGTCCCCGGCTGGGAGGGCGTCCTGCTGGCCACCGGACACACGACCAAGGGCATCCACCTGGGGCCCATCACCGGGCTGGTAATCGCAGACTACGTCTGTCGTGGCTCGACGCAGGTCGTCTCCGACATGGCTGAGTTCCTGCCCAACCGCTTCGCAGACTTCGCCGATGCTGATTTCCTGCCGGCGGCGCAGGCGGTGGAGGAGTAG
- a CDS encoding Gfo/Idh/MocA family oxidoreductase, whose product MKRYRVAIVGLGRIGSTLDESIANACAASERLELVAGADILPDRRDAFGETWGIDGVYEDYREMIARESPDMSRSVRQPPDCPSLSKRRPTGTSGRTPTPKSRLTPPTPACPCSTSRRSSQAQQLPLTASWKRAGPTAPSSTPAFSCDSTTGSAS is encoded by the coding sequence ATGAAGAGGTACCGGGTAGCAATCGTCGGGCTTGGCCGGATCGGAAGCACTCTCGACGAGTCCATAGCCAACGCGTGCGCCGCTTCGGAAAGGCTGGAGCTTGTGGCTGGCGCCGACATCCTTCCTGATAGGCGCGATGCCTTCGGGGAGACGTGGGGCATCGACGGCGTCTACGAAGACTACAGGGAGATGATCGCCAGGGAAAGCCCCGACATGTCGCGGTCTGTACGACAGCCTCCGGACTGCCCAAGCCTGTCGAAAAGGCGCCCAACAGGGACTTCCGGGAGGACTCCCACGCCGAAGTCGCGACTCACGCCGCCAACGCCGGCGTGCCCATGCTCTACGTCGAGAAGGTCATCGCAAGCTCAGCAACTGCCGCTGACGGCATCCTGGAAGCGTGCAGGGCCAACGGCACCATCGTCAACACCGGCGTTCTCATGCGATTCGACGACCGGTTCGGCATCGTGA
- a CDS encoding aminotransferase class III-fold pyridoxal phosphate-dependent enzyme: MPEDSHKAELLEQAKAHLFRSSKDFGEPIIAHGRGATVVDTDEKEYFDFGSGQMAASIGHNHPAITEALRRSSDRILHLNTNFVSEEVVGLMQGYHGHTGGAMSVTFSNRRGGYGPWVPGGIAIPTPYCYRCPLNLTFPSCDYACARLGFDMVEAQSTGSLAAFIAEPILSAAGILEPPPGYFPLVKQMCEERGMLFILDEAQTGMGRVGATFAFEQDDFVPDILALSKTLGAGLPLSAMITSKEIEETCHDKGMAFISSHQNDPFAAAVGLAVIEVLVTEGLADEARAKGQYLKDAYMSMKEDHPIIGDVRGRGLLLGMELVKDPETKEPAGEETQKLTKKCLENGLILQQASYASSANVWRIAPPMTATYEELDRGVEILDRSMTELGM, from the coding sequence ATGCCCGAAGACTCCCACAAAGCTGAACTGTTGGAACAGGCTAAGGCGCACCTGTTCCGATCCTCGAAGGACTTCGGGGAGCCCATCATCGCTCACGGACGGGGCGCAACCGTGGTCGACACAGATGAGAAGGAGTATTTCGACTTCGGCTCGGGTCAGATGGCCGCCAGCATCGGGCACAACCATCCGGCCATCACCGAGGCCCTGAGGCGGAGCTCCGATCGCATCCTCCACCTCAATACCAACTTCGTCAGCGAAGAGGTGGTCGGGTTGATGCAGGGATACCACGGTCACACGGGCGGGGCAATGAGCGTCACCTTCTCCAACCGGAGAGGCGGGTACGGCCCCTGGGTGCCGGGCGGTATCGCCATACCCACGCCCTACTGCTATCGATGTCCCCTAAACCTGACCTTCCCGTCCTGCGACTACGCCTGCGCGAGGCTCGGGTTCGACATGGTGGAGGCCCAGTCCACAGGGTCCCTGGCTGCCTTCATCGCCGAACCCATCCTCAGCGCGGCGGGTATCCTCGAGCCTCCGCCAGGTTACTTCCCGCTGGTGAAGCAGATGTGCGAGGAGCGCGGGATGCTGTTCATCCTGGACGAGGCGCAGACGGGCATGGGAAGAGTGGGGGCCACATTCGCCTTCGAGCAGGACGACTTCGTACCGGACATCCTGGCGCTGTCAAAGACACTCGGAGCGGGGCTTCCCCTGTCGGCGATGATCACTTCCAAGGAGATAGAGGAGACTTGCCACGACAAGGGAATGGCCTTCATATCGTCACACCAGAATGATCCGTTCGCGGCGGCGGTAGGGCTCGCGGTGATAGAGGTGCTGGTGACAGAGGGGCTGGCAGACGAGGCGAGGGCCAAGGGTCAGTACCTGAAGGATGCGTACATGAGTATGAAAGAGGACCACCCGATCATCGGGGACGTGCGGGGACGCGGACTGCTGCTCGGCATGGAACTGGTCAAGGACCCGGAGACAAAGGAGCCGGCCGGAGAGGAGACACAGAAGCTCACCAAGAAGTGCCTGGAGAACGGCCTCATCCTACAGCAGGCGTCCTACGCCTCAAGCGCCAACGTCTGGCGCATAGCACCCCCAATGACGGCAACCTACGAAGAGCTGGACCGCGGGGTGGAGATACTGGACAGGTCGATGACGGAGCTGGGGATGTAG
- a CDS encoding PIN domain-containing protein, with translation MILLDTDVLVDIALDRHPHSEAASELMDRIENGAEAAYIAWHSVSNLYYLIAPTFGAVNAREFIVELTRFVSVATTGTEGIHYAAGLPMADFEDAMQVAAAQSCGARFIVTRNIRDYERSPIRAVNPQQALGELF, from the coding sequence GTGATACTGCTGGACACGGACGTTCTCGTGGACATCGCACTCGACAGGCACCCACACTCTGAAGCGGCTTCAGAGCTTATGGACCGGATCGAAAACGGCGCGGAGGCCGCATACATCGCGTGGCACTCTGTGTCGAACCTCTACTACCTCATAGCTCCGACATTTGGAGCGGTCAACGCTCGCGAATTCATCGTCGAGCTAACCCGCTTTGTCTCAGTGGCCACGACTGGCACGGAAGGAATCCACTATGCTGCGGGCCTACCCATGGCAGACTTCGAGGACGCCATGCAGGTGGCTGCCGCCCAGTCCTGTGGGGCTCGATTCATAGTCACCAGGAACATCAGAGATTACGAGCGGTCTCCAATTCGTGCGGTCAACCCTCAACAAGCGCTTGGGGAACTGTTCTAA
- a CDS encoding HigA family addiction module antidote protein — MINPPHPGESVRECIDEVGMTVKECAMRIGVTPNNMYRLVNGRIGISPKVALGLESLGWSNAEFWMRLQAQYDLAQLRLQNSPSEADIAAVES, encoded by the coding sequence ATGATTAACCCACCACACCCGGGGGAGAGCGTACGGGAGTGCATAGACGAGGTCGGCATGACGGTGAAGGAGTGCGCCATGCGAATCGGGGTTACTCCGAACAACATGTACAGGCTCGTGAACGGACGCATTGGGATCTCTCCGAAGGTTGCCCTGGGCCTTGAGAGCTTGGGTTGGAGCAACGCGGAGTTCTGGATGCGACTACAGGCCCAGTACGACTTGGCACAGCTTCGTCTGCAGAACTCGCCGAGTGAAGCAGACATCGCTGCAGTTGAATCCTAG
- a CDS encoding Gfo/Idh/MocA family oxidoreductase: MSTYRAAIIGLGRMGSTFDDEITRGGSLYLHYCHAPAYTHSQRVELVAGADIHDEQRSIFGERWGLTDDHLYSDFEEMLDREKPDIVSICTTARVRPDIVQRVAKAGVKAIWAEKPLAVSLSEADAIVRVCHDEGVSLAVNCARRWNPMYSEARRIIQEGHLGNVLQITAHAACTLSHNGVHLLDTIRFLAGGDVQWVLGEMESNEAAGSDDDIMGNGYLAFDNGARAFVRSMESGGAEWDFDVIGEHGRIRTPDDAQSWELTSFVDEPFPRVAPKRPGAIDRKNPIRHQFPLPTHIQGMGLTIIDDILSSIENGHHPKCSGEDALKGLEIAIAMRESHRRGFVRVDLPLEDRSLKMVSVETVDDDVPARVRRERADAPV, translated from the coding sequence ATGTCCACCTATCGCGCTGCGATCATCGGCCTTGGCCGCATGGGGAGCACCTTCGACGACGAGATCACCCGTGGAGGGTCGCTGTACCTGCACTACTGCCACGCTCCGGCCTACACACATTCGCAGAGGGTGGAACTTGTCGCTGGCGCAGACATCCACGACGAGCAGCGATCGATATTCGGAGAGCGATGGGGACTCACCGACGATCACCTCTACTCGGACTTCGAGGAGATGCTCGACAGAGAGAAGCCGGACATCGTTTCGATCTGCACGACCGCGCGAGTCCGCCCCGACATCGTCCAGAGAGTCGCAAAGGCCGGTGTGAAGGCGATATGGGCCGAGAAGCCCCTGGCAGTCAGTCTCTCGGAGGCTGACGCGATCGTGCGCGTTTGCCATGATGAGGGAGTGTCGCTGGCCGTGAACTGTGCCAGGCGATGGAATCCCATGTACAGCGAGGCGCGGAGAATCATTCAGGAAGGCCACCTGGGAAACGTGCTGCAGATCACGGCCCACGCCGCCTGTACCCTGTCCCATAACGGCGTCCACCTACTGGACACGATCAGATTCCTGGCGGGAGGCGATGTGCAGTGGGTACTCGGCGAGATGGAATCCAATGAGGCTGCCGGCTCCGACGATGACATAATGGGCAACGGCTACCTGGCGTTCGACAACGGCGCACGCGCCTTCGTAAGAAGCATGGAGTCGGGCGGAGCCGAGTGGGACTTCGATGTCATAGGCGAGCACGGCAGGATCCGCACGCCTGACGACGCACAGTCCTGGGAGCTCACCAGCTTTGTTGACGAGCCGTTCCCACGTGTGGCGCCCAAGAGACCGGGGGCGATAGATCGCAAGAATCCGATCAGGCACCAGTTCCCGTTGCCCACCCACATACAGGGGATGGGACTGACCATAATCGACGACATCCTCTCGTCGATCGAGAACGGACACCATCCAAAGTGCTCAGGTGAGGACGCGCTCAAGGGCCTCGAGATCGCCATCGCGATGCGAGAGTCGCACCGGCGCGGCTTCGTCCGCGTGGACCTGCCCCTCGAGGATCGCAGCCTGAAGATGGTGTCTGTCGAGACCGTGGACGACGACGTGCCAGCCCGTGTTCGGCGGGAGAGGGCAGACGCGCCGGTCTGA
- a CDS encoding type II toxin-antitoxin system RelE/ParE family toxin, whose protein sequence is MEFRHRGLRRLAEHDDPSRLPPELLGRIRRILAQLAAARSSRDMDLPGARLHPLTGDRTGQWSVRVTSNWRIVFRFEEGVAVDVDLVDYH, encoded by the coding sequence ATGGAGTTCAGACATCGGGGGCTGAGGCGACTAGCGGAGCACGACGATCCGAGTCGACTACCTCCGGAGTTACTTGGTCGTATCAGGCGAATCCTGGCGCAACTCGCGGCCGCACGCTCCTCTCGGGATATGGACTTACCCGGTGCGCGTCTACACCCTTTAACAGGTGATCGTACCGGTCAATGGAGTGTTCGAGTAACTAGCAACTGGCGAATAGTCTTCCGATTTGAGGAAGGTGTGGCAGTAGATGTGGACCTGGTTGACTATCATTGA